The following are from one region of the Paenibacillus sp. KS-LC4 genome:
- a CDS encoding DsbA family oxidoreductase: MKIEIWSDYVCPFCYIGKRRLESALEQFAHRNEVVIEYRSFELNSEASMYSGKNMHQILSEKHGMSIEQAKKANAELGQQAALMGLVYNFDQMKPTNTFDAHRLTQYAKSVGKDKELAEKLFYSYYTDAKLISDHDTLANIAESVGMNKDESMAVLHNPSKYANEVRSDEAIAKQLGITGAPFFVIDRKYAISGAQPIEVFLSALNQASQY, from the coding sequence ATGAAAATCGAGATATGGTCGGATTATGTTTGTCCATTTTGTTATATTGGGAAACGACGATTAGAGTCTGCGCTGGAGCAATTCGCTCATCGGAATGAAGTGGTTATTGAATATAGAAGCTTTGAACTCAATTCGGAAGCATCAATGTACTCAGGTAAAAATATGCATCAAATTCTGTCGGAGAAACATGGTATGAGTATCGAGCAAGCGAAAAAAGCAAATGCTGAACTTGGACAACAAGCGGCGTTGATGGGTCTCGTGTATAATTTCGACCAAATGAAGCCCACCAATACGTTTGATGCTCATCGTTTAACCCAATATGCCAAATCTGTTGGTAAAGATAAAGAATTAGCAGAGAAGCTGTTCTATTCTTATTACACGGACGCCAAGCTAATAAGTGATCATGATACATTAGCAAATATTGCAGAATCAGTTGGAATGAATAAAGACGAGTCAATGGCAGTTCTCCATAATCCATCCAAATATGCTAACGAAGTGCGTTCAGATGAGGCCATAGCAAAACAATTGGGAATAACAGGAGCACCTTTCTTTGTCATTGATAGAAAATACGCAATTTCCGGCGCACAACCAATTGAGGTATTTTTAAGTGCTCTTAACCAAGCATCTCAATATTAA
- a CDS encoding sulfate ABC transporter substrate-binding protein, with protein MLKGKWSVSLLLVLVLILSACGANGGNEGAGAGAGESPAASTEASAAGEKAAEPVKLLNVSYDPTRELYEEYNTAFTTYWKNKTGQDVTISQSHGGSGKQARAVIDGLKADVVTLALGYDIDSLVEPGLLSADWQSKFEHNSSPYTSTIVFLVRKGNPKGIKDWNDLIKDGVEVITPNPQTSGGARWNYLAAWGYALKQNNNDEAKAQEFITQLFKHVPVLDTGARGATTTFVEKGIGDVLLAWENEAFLSIKELGPDQFEIVYPSVSILAEPPVAVVDKNAEANKSTEVAKAYLEYLYSDEGQEIAAKNYYRPINETIAAKYADTFKKLDLLTIDGDFGGWKAAQEKHFNAGGIFEKIYTPGS; from the coding sequence ATGTTAAAGGGGAAATGGTCGGTTTCATTATTGCTCGTATTGGTGCTCATCTTGTCCGCATGTGGAGCAAACGGAGGCAACGAGGGAGCAGGTGCAGGAGCGGGAGAATCGCCGGCTGCATCAACAGAAGCGAGTGCCGCAGGAGAGAAGGCAGCAGAGCCAGTTAAGCTGCTGAATGTATCGTATGACCCGACTCGTGAGCTTTACGAGGAGTATAATACAGCTTTTACAACGTATTGGAAAAATAAAACCGGCCAAGACGTAACGATCAGCCAGTCTCATGGCGGATCAGGCAAGCAAGCCCGTGCGGTCATAGACGGTTTGAAAGCAGATGTCGTCACACTGGCGCTTGGCTATGATATTGATTCCTTGGTAGAGCCGGGCCTGCTGAGTGCAGACTGGCAATCGAAATTCGAGCATAACAGCTCGCCGTACACATCAACAATCGTGTTTCTTGTTCGCAAAGGCAATCCGAAGGGCATCAAGGACTGGAATGACTTGATTAAAGATGGTGTGGAGGTCATTACGCCGAACCCGCAAACGTCAGGTGGAGCTCGTTGGAACTATTTGGCGGCATGGGGCTATGCGCTGAAGCAGAACAACAATGACGAAGCAAAGGCGCAGGAGTTCATCACACAGCTATTCAAGCATGTACCCGTTCTCGACACAGGTGCGCGCGGAGCAACGACAACCTTTGTTGAGAAAGGAATTGGCGATGTGCTGCTGGCTTGGGAAAATGAAGCCTTCCTGTCCATTAAGGAGCTTGGCCCCGATCAATTCGAAATCGTCTATCCATCGGTCAGCATTTTGGCGGAGCCGCCTGTAGCGGTCGTTGATAAAAACGCTGAGGCTAATAAAAGCACCGAAGTAGCTAAAGCTTATCTGGAGTATTTGTACTCGGATGAAGGTCAGGAAATTGCAGCTAAAAACTACTATCGTCCGATTAATGAGACGATTGCAGCCAAATATGCAGATACGTTCAAAAAGCTGGATTTGCTGACGATTGACGGAGATTTTGGCGGCTGGAAAGCGGCGCAGGAGAAGCATTTTAATGCGGGCGGCATATTCGAAAAGATTTACACGCCAGGCTCGTAA
- a CDS encoding YezD family protein yields the protein MAKPLEVDQQWLKRIADQVGGLQYGSVNITVHDGRIVQIDRTERTRYDQPSSKQQEAQGVKQQAGNSHSNSNSNSNSNKHQTA from the coding sequence ATGGCAAAACCTTTGGAAGTCGATCAGCAGTGGCTGAAGCGAATTGCGGATCAGGTGGGCGGGCTGCAATATGGAAGTGTAAATATTACGGTGCATGACGGCAGAATCGTTCAGATTGACCGTACAGAGCGGACGCGCTATGATCAGCCCTCCAGCAAGCAGCAGGAAGCTCAGGGCGTTAAGCAGCAAGCGGGCAATAGCCATAGTAACAGTAATAGCAACAGCAACAGTAATAAGCATCAAACGGCCTAA
- a CDS encoding peptide ABC transporter substrate-binding protein, which yields MKKKYSFLLSTLLVMTLLISACGNAGKNSGTNNPGEASPDATAAEVKLADKQEISVNIASEPPTLNPGKASDSTSGTILRQTFEGLTRIGQDGHPENAAASKVEVSPDQTVYTFTIRDGAKWSNGDPVIAADFEYAWKWVLDPANAADYAYQLYYIKGAEAANLGKGKIEDVGIKAVNDTTLEVTLANPTSFFLELTAFYTYLPVNSKIAAANKDWANDAGDQYTTNGPFHMTEWKHSDNLIIEKSDTYWDKDNVKLTKINFSMINDFNTELSMFDNGELDWAGQPNGQLPVDAMQALKDQGTLHTQAIAGIYNYKFNTKVAPLDNKNIRKALAYAMNRQELIDNITQGEQLPAMAIVPPTMFAENEKGYFADNDMAKAKEFLAEGLKEMGLKDASELPPITISYNTNESHQKIAQAIQDMWSKNLGIEVTLDNAEWAVYIEKLHAGDYQVGRLGWLGDFNDPINFLELYRDADGGNNDTGWENAEYKKLLIDSASEQDAAKRTEMLKQAEAIFMEDMPVAPIYFYTMNWVQNEKLKGVVVSGLGDLTYKWAYIEA from the coding sequence ATGAAAAAGAAGTATTCGTTTTTACTCAGTACTTTGCTTGTGATGACTTTGCTCATCAGCGCTTGTGGAAATGCAGGCAAAAACTCAGGCACGAACAATCCGGGAGAGGCTAGCCCAGATGCTACCGCTGCGGAAGTGAAATTGGCTGACAAGCAAGAGATTAGCGTAAACATTGCATCTGAACCACCAACACTTAACCCTGGTAAAGCAAGCGACTCCACATCCGGTACGATTTTGCGTCAAACGTTCGAAGGTTTGACTCGTATTGGACAAGACGGTCACCCTGAAAATGCAGCAGCTTCGAAAGTTGAAGTTTCTCCTGACCAAACGGTATACACATTCACAATTCGCGACGGCGCTAAATGGTCCAACGGCGATCCAGTAATTGCCGCAGACTTTGAATATGCATGGAAATGGGTTCTTGACCCAGCTAACGCAGCAGATTATGCTTACCAGCTTTATTATATTAAAGGAGCAGAGGCCGCTAACCTCGGCAAAGGAAAAATTGAAGATGTAGGCATTAAAGCAGTTAACGACACGACGCTTGAAGTTACGCTTGCTAACCCGACTTCTTTCTTCCTTGAATTGACAGCATTCTACACCTACCTGCCAGTAAACAGCAAAATTGCTGCAGCCAACAAGGATTGGGCTAATGATGCAGGCGACCAATATACAACAAACGGTCCTTTCCACATGACCGAATGGAAACACAGCGACAACCTTATTATTGAGAAAAGCGATACGTATTGGGATAAAGACAACGTGAAATTGACTAAAATCAACTTCTCGATGATCAATGACTTCAATACTGAGCTTTCGATGTTTGACAATGGCGAGCTGGACTGGGCTGGACAGCCGAACGGTCAATTGCCAGTTGATGCGATGCAAGCTCTGAAAGACCAAGGCACTTTGCATACTCAAGCTATTGCAGGTATTTACAACTACAAGTTCAACACAAAAGTTGCTCCACTAGATAACAAAAATATCCGTAAAGCACTGGCTTACGCGATGAATCGTCAAGAACTGATCGACAACATTACACAAGGCGAGCAATTGCCAGCGATGGCAATCGTGCCTCCAACGATGTTTGCTGAGAACGAAAAAGGTTATTTTGCCGATAACGATATGGCGAAAGCAAAAGAATTTTTGGCTGAAGGCTTGAAAGAAATGGGTCTGAAAGATGCTTCTGAGCTTCCTCCAATTACGATTTCTTACAATACAAATGAATCACACCAAAAAATCGCTCAAGCGATTCAAGACATGTGGTCCAAAAACCTTGGTATAGAAGTAACGCTTGATAACGCAGAGTGGGCTGTATACATCGAGAAATTGCATGCTGGCGACTACCAAGTAGGCCGTCTGGGCTGGCTTGGAGATTTCAATGATCCAATTAACTTCCTTGAGCTGTACCGCGATGCTGACGGCGGCAACAACGATACAGGCTGGGAAAATGCAGAATACAAAAAATTGCTGATTGATTCCGCATCTGAGCAAGATGCTGCGAAACGTACGGAAATGTTGAAACAAGCAGAAGCGATCTTCATGGAAGATATGCCTGTAGCGCCAATTTATTTCTATACGATGAACTGGGTTCAAAACGAAAAACTTAAAGGTGTTGTAGTTAGCGGTTTGGGCGATTTGACATACAAATGGGCCTACATCGAAGCATAA
- the cysW gene encoding sulfate ABC transporter permease subunit CysW: MAGAITTHLSSEASKRPKHINEPVLVRIVLITAALIFLALIVLLPLVSVFVEAFKKGFDVYRAAITDPDALSALRLTLLVAVIAVPLNTLFGISAAWAISKFRFRGKQFLITLIDLPFAVSPVISGLIYILMFGAQGFFGPWLDSHGIQLVFALPGIVLATVFVTVPFIARELIPLMQAQGVTEEEAAASLGAKGWQIFWRVTYPNIKWGLLYGIILCNARAMGEFGAVSVVSGHIRGQTNTLPLHIEILYNEYQFSASFAVASLLVMLAFVTLIVKSLMEWQMNKRASVQTV, translated from the coding sequence ATGGCTGGAGCAATTACAACGCATTTATCGAGCGAGGCCTCCAAGCGGCCTAAGCATATTAATGAGCCGGTATTGGTGCGGATTGTGCTTATAACGGCAGCGCTCATTTTCCTCGCATTAATCGTTCTGCTGCCGCTCGTTTCTGTATTTGTTGAAGCCTTTAAGAAGGGCTTTGACGTTTACCGCGCCGCGATCACCGACCCCGACGCTTTATCGGCACTGAGACTGACGTTGCTCGTAGCGGTCATCGCCGTGCCGCTGAATACGCTGTTCGGCATATCCGCTGCATGGGCGATCAGCAAGTTTCGCTTTCGCGGCAAGCAGTTTTTAATTACGCTCATTGATTTGCCGTTTGCCGTATCTCCGGTCATATCCGGACTTATTTATATTCTCATGTTTGGCGCGCAAGGCTTCTTCGGCCCATGGCTCGATTCCCATGGCATTCAGCTCGTCTTCGCTCTGCCAGGCATTGTGCTGGCCACAGTATTCGTCACGGTGCCCTTCATTGCTCGTGAGCTCATTCCGCTCATGCAGGCGCAGGGAGTCACAGAGGAGGAGGCGGCGGCAAGCCTTGGCGCGAAGGGCTGGCAAATTTTTTGGCGAGTCACCTACCCGAACATTAAATGGGGCCTGCTGTACGGCATTATTTTGTGTAATGCTCGTGCCATGGGTGAGTTTGGAGCGGTATCGGTCGTATCAGGCCACATTCGCGGGCAGACCAATACGCTTCCGCTGCATATTGAGATTTTGTATAACGAATATCAGTTTTCAGCTTCATTCGCCGTTGCCTCGCTGCTAGTGATGCTGGCGTTCGTAACGCTTATCGTCAAGTCCCTTATGGAATGGCAAATGAACAAACGGGCTTCTGTCCAAACCGTTTGA
- a CDS encoding ABC transporter ATP-binding protein, producing the protein MEKLLEVKDLCVSFGTHGGEVQAVRGISFDLYKGETLAIVGESGSGKSVASQTIMKLIPMPPGKITNGEILFDGDDLVKKTDKQMEKVRGKDISMIFQDPMTSLNPTMKIGPQIMEVLKKHQKLSGSAAKERTIELLRLVGIPMPETRINQYAHEFSGGMRQRAMIAIALAANPRLLIADEPTTALDVTIQSQILELIKDLQKKIGMSVIFITHDLGVVANVADRVAVMYAGQIVEVGTVDEIFYDPRHPYTWGLLASMPSLDMTDKAELLDIPGTPPDLTNPPKGDAFAPRNRYALAIDFEEEPPMFQVSETHYAKTWLLHPDAPKVELPEQVKRRVRKLAASFDKPVLAEGEA; encoded by the coding sequence ATGGAAAAGCTGCTCGAAGTAAAAGATTTGTGCGTTTCCTTCGGTACGCACGGCGGCGAGGTACAGGCGGTCAGAGGCATTAGCTTTGACCTGTACAAAGGCGAGACGCTTGCCATCGTAGGGGAATCCGGTTCCGGTAAAAGTGTCGCCTCTCAGACAATTATGAAGCTCATTCCGATGCCGCCCGGCAAAATTACGAATGGTGAAATTTTGTTTGACGGCGATGATTTAGTGAAAAAAACCGATAAGCAAATGGAGAAGGTACGGGGCAAGGATATTAGTATGATTTTCCAAGATCCGATGACCTCGCTTAATCCAACGATGAAAATTGGACCGCAAATTATGGAGGTGCTGAAAAAGCACCAAAAGCTTTCCGGCTCCGCTGCAAAAGAACGTACGATTGAACTGCTTCGTCTCGTCGGCATTCCGATGCCAGAGACGCGGATTAACCAATATGCTCATGAATTTTCCGGTGGTATGCGTCAGCGGGCGATGATTGCGATTGCGCTTGCGGCCAATCCAAGATTGCTCATTGCCGATGAGCCGACGACGGCGCTTGATGTGACGATCCAGTCGCAAATTTTGGAGCTGATCAAGGATTTGCAGAAAAAAATCGGCATGTCCGTCATTTTCATCACGCATGATTTGGGCGTTGTTGCAAATGTGGCTGACCGTGTAGCCGTTATGTACGCAGGTCAAATTGTCGAGGTTGGAACGGTTGATGAAATTTTCTATGATCCGCGCCATCCTTACACATGGGGATTGCTTGCGTCCATGCCGAGCCTTGATATGACGGATAAAGCCGAGCTGCTGGACATTCCGGGCACGCCTCCTGACCTGACGAATCCGCCTAAGGGCGACGCGTTTGCACCGCGCAACCGCTATGCGCTGGCGATTGATTTCGAGGAAGAACCGCCGATGTTCCAAGTATCCGAAACGCATTATGCCAAAACATGGCTGCTGCACCCGGATGCACCGAAGGTGGAGCTGCCAGAGCAGGTTAAACGGAGAGTTCGTAAATTGGCAGCGTCTTTCGATAAGCCGGTGCTTGCGGAAGGAGAGGCTTAA
- a CDS encoding ATP-binding cassette domain-containing protein, with the protein MAKKLLEIKNLKQYFNEGRPNMVKAVDNVSFDIYEGETLGLVGESGCGKSTTGRTILRLYEATDGQVLFNGENVHGRKSRSELKRLNRKMQMIFQDPYASLNPRMTVGDIIAEGIDLHGLAKNSKERMERVHELLETVGLHKDYANRYPHEASGGQRQRIGIARALAVDPDFIIADEAISALDVSIQAQIINLMKKLQREKNLTYLFIAHDLSMVKYISDRIGVMYFGKLVELASADELYNNPMHPYTKSLLSAIPIPDPETERVRKRTPYDPNVHQYTPEDPPEIREVKPGHFVYCSKREMEQLQASH; encoded by the coding sequence ATGGCAAAGAAGCTGCTTGAAATTAAAAACCTTAAGCAATATTTCAACGAAGGCCGTCCGAATATGGTGAAAGCTGTCGACAATGTCAGCTTCGATATTTATGAAGGCGAGACGCTTGGGCTCGTTGGCGAGTCGGGCTGCGGCAAATCAACGACCGGCAGAACGATTCTACGGCTGTATGAAGCGACGGACGGGCAAGTACTGTTCAATGGCGAGAATGTTCATGGACGCAAGTCCAGGAGCGAGCTGAAGCGTCTGAACCGCAAAATGCAAATGATTTTCCAAGATCCATATGCCTCGCTCAATCCGAGGATGACCGTTGGCGATATTATTGCCGAGGGTATTGACCTTCATGGTCTTGCGAAAAACAGCAAGGAACGAATGGAGAGAGTGCATGAGCTGCTGGAGACGGTAGGTTTGCACAAAGACTATGCGAATCGTTACCCGCATGAAGCGTCTGGCGGACAGCGTCAGCGGATTGGTATTGCTCGCGCGCTTGCGGTTGATCCTGACTTCATTATTGCGGATGAGGCGATTTCCGCGCTTGACGTATCCATTCAGGCTCAAATTATCAACCTGATGAAGAAGCTGCAGCGGGAGAAAAACCTGACTTATTTGTTTATTGCTCATGATTTGTCTATGGTCAAATATATTAGCGATCGTATCGGCGTGATGTACTTCGGTAAGCTGGTAGAGCTTGCTTCTGCGGATGAGCTGTACAACAATCCGATGCATCCTTATACGAAGTCGCTGCTGTCGGCTATTCCGATCCCCGATCCGGAGACGGAACGCGTGCGCAAACGGACGCCTTATGATCCCAATGTGCATCAATATACACCAGAGGATCCTCCGGAAATTCGTGAAGTGAAGCCTGGGCATTTTGTTTATTGCTCGAAACGCGAGATGGAGCAGCTGCAAGCTTCTCATTAA
- the cysT gene encoding sulfate ABC transporter permease subunit CysT, with the protein MRGSSRSTGRSRGGKARNVLPGFGLSMGFAIVYLSLIVLIPLASVFMKTTGLSFAEFWGTVTNPRVLASYRISFFTAFSAAAVNMVFGLLIAWVLVRYRFPGKKFIDSLVDLPFALPTAVAGIALTAIYAPNGWMGKLLQSLGLKVAYTPLGITIALIFIGIPFVVRTVQPVLQDLNKEIEEAAVMLGAYRMRTFWKVILPELLPALLTGFALAFARGIGEYGSVVFISGNMPMKTEIAPLLIMTKLEQFDYAGATAIALVMLVVSFLLLLFINFMQWRINRRVVEGG; encoded by the coding sequence ATGAGAGGTTCCAGCAGGAGCACAGGGAGAAGTCGGGGCGGCAAGGCGCGAAACGTTTTGCCCGGCTTCGGCCTATCAATGGGATTTGCAATTGTGTATTTGAGTCTGATCGTTCTAATCCCGCTGGCCAGCGTATTTATGAAGACGACAGGACTCAGCTTTGCGGAATTTTGGGGCACGGTAACGAATCCAAGGGTTCTGGCTTCTTATCGAATCAGCTTCTTCACCGCTTTCAGTGCGGCAGCCGTTAATATGGTGTTTGGTCTGCTTATTGCATGGGTGCTGGTACGCTACCGTTTTCCGGGCAAAAAATTTATCGACAGTCTGGTCGATCTTCCATTCGCGCTGCCGACAGCTGTGGCAGGTATCGCACTAACCGCAATTTATGCGCCAAATGGCTGGATGGGCAAGCTGCTGCAGTCGCTCGGGCTCAAGGTGGCTTATACGCCGCTCGGTATTACAATTGCCCTAATCTTTATCGGCATTCCGTTCGTCGTCCGTACGGTGCAGCCTGTGCTGCAGGACCTCAATAAAGAAATAGAAGAGGCTGCCGTTATGCTTGGCGCCTATCGGATGCGTACGTTTTGGAAAGTCATATTGCCTGAGCTGCTGCCGGCTCTGCTTACGGGCTTCGCCCTAGCATTTGCTCGCGGCATTGGCGAATACGGCTCCGTCGTATTCATCTCCGGCAATATGCCAATGAAAACCGAAATCGCACCGCTGCTCATTATGACGAAGCTGGAGCAGTTCGATTACGCAGGAGCAACTGCCATCGCGCTCGTGATGCTCGTCGTCTCGTTCCTGCTGCTGCTGTTCATTAATTTCATGCAGTGGCGAATTAACCGCCGCGTCGTAGAAGGAGGCTAA
- a CDS encoding ABC transporter permease, with amino-acid sequence MVKYIGRRLLYILLSLWLIITATFFLMRLAPGNPFTSEKQLPPEIKANLLAHYGLDQPWYAQYGDYLLKVLQWDFGPSFKYKSQTVNDLINTGFPVSLVLGLEAIFLALAVGVILGVIAALKHNRWQDYTAMIIAVAGISVPSFIMATVLQYVLAIKFGIFPVARWGTFMHTVLPAIALASTPTAFIARLTRSSMLEVLSNDYIKTAKAKGLSEFMITVKHTLRNALLPVVSYMGPLSAGVITGSFVIERIFGIPGLGSHFVVSIGNRDYTVIMGVTVFYSIILLFSVLLVDILYGLIDPRIKLGRGKKGA; translated from the coding sequence ATGGTGAAATATATTGGCAGACGTTTGCTGTATATCCTTTTGTCGTTGTGGCTGATTATTACAGCTACCTTTTTCTTGATGCGTCTTGCTCCTGGTAACCCGTTTACGTCGGAGAAGCAGCTGCCGCCGGAAATTAAAGCCAATCTGCTGGCTCACTATGGTCTGGATCAGCCGTGGTATGCGCAATATGGCGATTATTTGCTGAAAGTGCTTCAATGGGATTTTGGCCCTTCCTTCAAGTACAAAAGCCAGACCGTTAATGATTTAATTAACACTGGTTTTCCTGTGTCGCTCGTGCTTGGCCTCGAAGCGATTTTCCTCGCGCTTGCAGTCGGTGTTATTCTTGGTGTAATTGCTGCGCTTAAGCATAATCGTTGGCAGGATTATACCGCGATGATTATTGCGGTGGCAGGGATTTCTGTACCTTCCTTCATTATGGCAACCGTGCTGCAATATGTGCTGGCTATTAAGTTTGGCATTTTTCCTGTTGCGAGATGGGGAACCTTCATGCATACGGTATTGCCGGCGATTGCTCTGGCTTCCACGCCAACGGCGTTTATCGCTCGCCTGACACGCTCTAGCATGCTTGAAGTGCTCAGCAATGATTATATTAAGACGGCCAAGGCCAAGGGCCTTAGCGAGTTTATGATTACCGTTAAACATACGCTGCGCAATGCGCTGCTGCCTGTCGTTTCCTATATGGGTCCGCTCTCGGCGGGCGTTATTACAGGCAGCTTTGTTATCGAGCGTATATTCGGTATACCAGGCCTTGGCTCCCACTTTGTTGTGAGTATTGGCAACCGTGATTACACCGTTATTATGGGTGTTACCGTGTTCTACAGTATTATCCTTCTCTTTAGCGTACTCTTGGTTGACATTTTGTATGGATTAATTGATCCCCGTATTAAACTTGGGCGCGGGAAGAAAGGGGCTTGA
- a CDS encoding SDR family NAD(P)-dependent oxidoreductase → MKTIAIVGAGAGLGMSIAKKFGQNGFRVALIARNEEKLNQLVIELEQLGIEAASFQADILIKEQIEIAFAAVKEKFGFIDVLEYSPTPSFDSVAPTLDVTEENALYQFQYNVLGALSSVKQVLPDMLDKQSGALLFTTGGASVHPVPRMGNVGIAISGLRNYIFNLNSELADKGIYAGHLSIGIWMQPNSGVQDKIADIWYDMYTKRDRVEEFITEDNV, encoded by the coding sequence ATGAAAACTATAGCAATTGTTGGAGCAGGAGCAGGTTTAGGAATGTCCATTGCGAAGAAATTCGGACAAAATGGTTTTCGCGTAGCTCTTATTGCTCGCAATGAAGAAAAGTTGAACCAACTGGTTATTGAATTAGAGCAATTGGGAATCGAAGCTGCTTCATTTCAAGCGGATATATTAATTAAAGAACAAATTGAGATAGCATTTGCTGCTGTTAAAGAGAAGTTCGGATTTATTGATGTTCTTGAGTATAGTCCAACGCCGAGCTTTGACTCAGTAGCGCCAACATTAGATGTAACTGAAGAAAATGCGTTATACCAATTTCAATATAATGTTTTAGGTGCTTTATCGAGTGTTAAACAAGTACTTCCGGATATGTTGGATAAGCAAAGCGGTGCTCTGCTATTTACAACTGGAGGTGCTTCAGTCCACCCAGTTCCAAGGATGGGCAATGTCGGAATTGCAATCTCAGGGCTTCGTAATTATATCTTTAATTTGAACAGCGAATTAGCTGACAAAGGTATTTATGCAGGTCACCTTTCGATTGGAATTTGGATGCAGCCAAATTCAGGAGTTCAAGACAAAATCGCTGATATTTGGTACGACATGTACACCAAAAGAGACCGAGTAGAAGAGTTTATAACGGAAGATAACGTGTAA
- a CDS encoding NAD(P)H-binding protein: MNITIFGASGAIGQLLTQLALDHGDFVTAYVRNPKKISLKHPNLSLVQGELSNASTIEKAIAKSDVVISTLGPASDMSRKLKGTPIADGHELIIRAMKKLNKKRLITLATPALQSDDDYKNISTMLPAALAKIFLPNGHAEMKKMEGIIKQSNLDWTVVRIINPNVKHKGQSYDYSFGDKSAKLSVSRENVAKFMHSAVRDNQLIRKMPIIYNK, from the coding sequence ATGAATATTACCATTTTTGGAGCAAGTGGTGCAATTGGACAGCTTCTAACACAACTAGCTTTAGATCACGGAGATTTCGTTACGGCATATGTTAGAAACCCCAAAAAAATCAGCCTCAAACATCCAAATTTGAGCCTTGTACAAGGGGAGCTTTCTAACGCTTCAACCATCGAGAAGGCAATTGCTAAATCAGATGTCGTAATCAGCACATTGGGACCAGCATCCGATATGTCACGAAAGCTTAAAGGCACGCCGATTGCTGACGGACACGAACTGATTATTAGGGCTATGAAGAAGCTTAACAAAAAAAGGTTAATTACACTTGCGACGCCAGCCTTGCAATCAGATGACGATTATAAAAATATTTCGACGATGCTTCCAGCTGCATTAGCCAAAATTTTCCTTCCAAATGGTCACGCAGAAATGAAGAAAATGGAAGGGATTATTAAACAATCGAATCTTGATTGGACAGTCGTTCGAATTATTAACCCAAATGTTAAACACAAAGGGCAATCTTATGACTATTCATTCGGTGATAAATCGGCTAAATTATCTGTTTCTAGGGAAAATGTGGCTAAATTTATGCACTCCGCCGTTCGTGACAACCAGTTGATTAGAAAAATGCCTATTATTTACAACAAATAA
- a CDS encoding ABC transporter permease, with protein sequence MEPISKDRFKLVGLQQQGTDNVAKASLTFWQDVVRRFAKNKLAMVGIVLLVILVCMAIFGPYMTEFDYRTNDLGNKNQAPSAEHWFGTDDLGRDMFARVWQGARISLFIGLAAALIDLFIGVLWGGIAAYKGGRVDEGMMRFADVLYGIPYLLLAIILMVVFGQSLGTMIVAMTITGWINMARIVRGQVLSLKNREYVLAARTLGATMPWIMRKHLIPNAMGPILITMTLTIPSAIFTESFLSYLGLGLTPPIASWGTMASDGLPALKYYPWRLFFPAIMICVTIFSFNVIGDGLRDALDPKMRK encoded by the coding sequence ATGGAACCAATATCTAAAGATCGCTTTAAGCTGGTTGGCTTGCAGCAGCAAGGAACAGATAATGTGGCGAAGGCAAGCCTTACTTTCTGGCAGGATGTCGTTCGGCGCTTCGCTAAAAACAAACTAGCTATGGTTGGAATTGTTTTGCTCGTTATTTTGGTCTGTATGGCTATATTTGGCCCGTATATGACTGAGTTCGATTACCGCACCAACGATCTAGGCAACAAAAACCAGGCACCTTCCGCTGAGCACTGGTTCGGCACGGATGATCTTGGACGCGACATGTTTGCCCGTGTTTGGCAAGGCGCAAGAATTTCCCTGTTTATCGGCCTTGCAGCCGCACTTATTGACTTGTTTATTGGTGTCCTTTGGGGCGGAATTGCCGCTTACAAGGGCGGACGTGTGGATGAAGGCATGATGCGTTTTGCCGACGTTCTTTACGGTATCCCGTACTTGCTGCTTGCGATTATTTTGATGGTCGTATTCGGGCAAAGCTTGGGAACGATGATTGTAGCGATGACGATAACCGGCTGGATCAATATGGCGCGTATCGTTCGGGGACAAGTGCTGTCGCTGAAAAACCGCGAGTATGTGCTGGCCGCTCGTACGCTCGGCGCTACAATGCCTTGGATTATGAGAAAGCATTTGATTCCAAATGCAATGGGTCCTATTCTGATTACAATGACGTTGACCATACCATCAGCGATTTTTACGGAATCCTTCCTCAGCTATTTGGGACTGGGCTTAACGCCGCCAATCGCAAGCTGGGGTACAATGGCATCCGATGGATTGCCTGCCCTTAAATATTATCCATGGCGTTTGTTCTTCCCGGCCATTATGATTTGTGTAACGATTTTCTCATTTAACGTAATTGGCGACGGATTGCGTGACGCTCTCGATCCGAAAATGCGCAAATAA